Proteins found in one Nitrospira sp. genomic segment:
- a CDS encoding FliI/YscN family ATPase, with amino-acid sequence MKLSERLEQVEPLSVTGRVAQAVGIVIEASGPFTSVGEVCEITREGGHGAVMAEVVGFREDRVLLMPLGEMQGIGPGSRVVMKGHVASVPVGPQMLGRIFDGLGHPLDGLPPLRTDVQVPLYAPPLNPLHRARITQPVDLGIRAINALLTCGQGQKIGVFAGSGVGKSVLLGMISRYTQADVRVIALVGERGREVKEFLERDLTPEARARSIVVVATSDQPPLVRIRGALVATAIAEYFRDCGKHVLLMMDSLSRLAYSQREVGLAIGEPPTTKGYTPSVFAVLPKLLERVGPAQSGGSITGLYTVLVDGDDLNDPVADAVRSILDGHIVLSRELAARNHFPAIDILQSTSRVMRDIVTPAHYAAARLVLERTALYRRSEDLITLGAYKPGTSKDLDKAVSAHEGITAFLRQETKQSVGLSQSIDALLALAGTIQ; translated from the coding sequence GTGAAGCTTAGCGAACGCCTCGAACAAGTCGAACCCTTGTCCGTCACGGGCCGGGTGGCCCAAGCCGTCGGGATCGTCATTGAAGCCTCGGGGCCGTTCACCTCTGTCGGAGAGGTCTGCGAGATCACCCGTGAGGGTGGCCATGGCGCCGTCATGGCAGAAGTGGTCGGATTCCGCGAGGATCGTGTGCTGCTAATGCCGCTGGGTGAAATGCAAGGCATCGGGCCTGGCAGCCGTGTCGTGATGAAAGGGCACGTGGCGTCGGTGCCGGTCGGACCGCAAATGCTGGGACGAATTTTCGACGGACTCGGGCACCCGTTGGACGGCTTGCCGCCGCTGCGTACCGATGTCCAGGTTCCGTTGTATGCGCCTCCGCTGAATCCATTGCATCGCGCGAGAATTACCCAGCCGGTCGATCTTGGCATTCGAGCGATCAATGCGCTGTTGACCTGCGGCCAAGGCCAGAAAATCGGCGTGTTCGCCGGCTCCGGGGTGGGAAAAAGCGTCTTATTGGGCATGATCAGCCGGTATACGCAGGCGGACGTCAGGGTCATCGCCCTTGTCGGTGAACGGGGACGCGAAGTCAAAGAATTCCTGGAGCGTGACCTGACACCGGAAGCGAGGGCCCGCTCCATCGTCGTCGTCGCGACCTCGGATCAACCGCCGCTGGTGCGCATTCGCGGCGCCTTGGTGGCGACGGCCATCGCCGAATATTTTCGGGATTGCGGCAAACATGTATTGCTGATGATGGACTCCCTTTCTCGGCTGGCCTATAGCCAGAGAGAAGTCGGACTTGCCATCGGTGAACCTCCAACCACCAAAGGATATACACCGTCCGTGTTTGCCGTGTTGCCGAAATTGCTGGAGCGGGTCGGACCGGCACAAAGCGGGGGCAGTATTACCGGGCTCTATACTGTGCTGGTCGACGGCGACGACCTCAATGATCCGGTCGCGGATGCCGTGCGCTCCATTCTCGACGGACACATTGTGCTTTCACGTGAACTGGCCGCGCGCAATCACTTTCCGGCCATCGATATCCTGCAGAGTACCAGCCGGGTCATGCGGGACATTGTCACGCCGGCACACTATGCTGCGGCACGGTTAGTCCTGGAACGCACGGCGCTCTATCGGCGCTCTGAAGATCTCATCACGCTGGGGGCGTATAAGCCCGGCACAAGCAAGGATCTGGATAAGGCCGTGTCCGCTCATGAGGGCATCACGGCGTTCCTGCGGCAGGAGACGAAGCAGTCCGTCGGGTTATCGCAGTCCATCGATGCCTTGCTGGCGTTGGCAGGAACGATCCAATGA
- a CDS encoding flagellar FliJ family protein, whose translation MNVTVLRTYAIQLEEVAKLELAELASALQQTVDRMTMLDSRAKADADQYLLQVRQGSTVDQVYGHLDAMDRAIAARKSMEQVQRDQQVEMEHKRGELLDAMQYRKKLDLLDARAALERRRRRERQDQQLLDERAWRRSLLQKGERA comes from the coding sequence ATGAATGTGACCGTGCTCCGCACCTACGCAATCCAACTCGAAGAGGTCGCCAAGCTCGAGTTGGCGGAACTCGCGAGCGCGCTGCAGCAGACGGTCGACCGTATGACGATGTTAGATTCGCGGGCGAAGGCGGATGCCGACCAATATTTGCTTCAGGTCAGACAGGGGAGCACCGTGGATCAGGTGTACGGTCATCTTGACGCGATGGATCGGGCCATCGCCGCACGGAAGAGCATGGAGCAGGTGCAGAGGGATCAACAGGTCGAAATGGAACACAAACGCGGAGAACTCCTGGACGCCATGCAGTATCGGAAGAAGCTGGACCTCCTCGATGCGCGCGCTGCGCTGGAACGACGTCGACGACGAGAACGGCAGGACCAGCAGCTGCTGGATGAACGTGCCTGGCGACGGAGTCTATTACAAAAGGGAGAACGGGCATGA
- a CDS encoding flagellar hook-length control protein FliK, protein MAAMLLPAPAVLQTDVQAGDAPDSESDPSAEDAAKVAATAVTGSPEMSSAQLAAMNASVETSQEAPVGGAATAMAQKSDIKESAEKEQPGEGTIDLSAFPQPDSHGEVPEVNADRMDAAVTAGAIDPEKVTTVAATVTTRTAEEGTTKQAEGDRVDRSTFLQDLAENTPVNAEQGSAGAGKFLENESEPFSGSSADPDRSMPNQGMPNAAPDRPLFLDRMSGLTQPTSLPADSAVGRNEAGQPAAVLRAAESERMNELRGASPVSQSVMLELDPLDMGPLRVRVMMSDQTVHAHIRTEHGELGQGLLQQGQSLESSLRTTGLEMGMLRVTVDQQQGRSDNAWMFQQQHQDRQTAASSQRGTTAEEERSARGETGEYRSERVSLFA, encoded by the coding sequence GTGGCCGCGATGCTTCTTCCCGCACCTGCGGTCTTACAGACCGACGTACAAGCCGGTGATGCACCGGACTCGGAATCGGATCCCTCTGCGGAGGACGCCGCGAAAGTGGCGGCTACAGCCGTTACAGGCTCTCCTGAGATGTCTTCTGCTCAACTCGCAGCGATGAATGCCTCGGTGGAAACCTCTCAAGAGGCGCCCGTCGGCGGTGCTGCAACAGCCATGGCGCAGAAGTCAGACATCAAAGAATCCGCTGAAAAGGAACAGCCAGGGGAGGGAACGATTGACCTCTCAGCCTTTCCTCAGCCCGATAGCCATGGTGAAGTGCCGGAAGTAAACGCAGACCGGATGGATGCGGCGGTGACCGCCGGCGCGATCGACCCGGAGAAAGTGACGACTGTCGCTGCGACTGTCACGACACGCACGGCAGAGGAAGGCACCACGAAACAGGCTGAGGGCGATCGGGTGGACCGGTCCACATTTCTTCAAGACCTTGCGGAGAACACCCCGGTGAACGCCGAACAGGGAAGTGCGGGCGCCGGGAAATTTCTCGAGAATGAATCGGAACCGTTTTCCGGCTCTTCCGCCGACCCCGATCGCTCAATGCCGAATCAAGGCATGCCCAACGCGGCGCCCGATCGCCCCTTGTTCCTGGACCGGATGAGTGGACTGACTCAACCGACCTCGCTTCCCGCCGACAGCGCCGTCGGCCGCAACGAGGCCGGCCAGCCCGCTGCAGTCCTGCGAGCGGCTGAATCCGAGCGCATGAACGAACTTCGAGGAGCCTCGCCCGTCTCGCAAAGCGTGATGCTGGAATTGGATCCCCTGGACATGGGGCCCTTGCGGGTCCGTGTCATGATGAGCGATCAAACGGTCCATGCGCACATCCGGACGGAACATGGAGAACTGGGACAAGGGCTGTTGCAACAGGGGCAGTCACTGGAATCATCGCTCCGCACGACAGGCCTCGAAATGGGCATGTTGCGGGTCACCGTCGATCAACAACAGGGTCGGAGCGACAATGCCTGGATGTTTCAACAGCAGCATCAGGATCGCCAGACCGCCGCGTCCAGTCAGAGAGGGACGACGGCAGAAGAGGAACGCAGCGCGAGGGGAGAAACCGGCGAGTACAGGAGTGAACGCGTCAGCCTATTTGCATGA
- a CDS encoding flagellar hook protein FlgE — MGILTSMFTAVTGLSSYGNAMGVIGNNIANVGTAGFKSSRATFSDLISSSLGGGSGSDQIGLGVFLNDVQTNFSQGSMTTTGNTFDLAIDGNGFYLVRNTSGANFYSRAGQFKVDNLGQVVDSSGALLQGYQADTNGNITSTIGGITLTSSAVPPVATTSAEILGNLNANATAPTTAFSVTDTTSYNFSTGMTFYDSLGNSHQMQLYFRKTAANAWGVYSQIDGGAAAAQTNMTFNASGAVTAGGTQTVTATLTNGATTPQAMTVDLSSLTQFGAASGVASQTQDGYSSGTLDRISVDKEGRVMAQFTNGETRALAQVVLSRFTNPDGLVNVGDNHFLETVESGAALAGAPTVNGLGRVLSGTVEQSNVDLGKEFVDMIITQRAFQANSRAITTSDEMLQELVNLKR; from the coding sequence ATGGGCATTTTAACATCGATGTTTACCGCAGTCACCGGCTTGAGCTCCTACGGCAACGCCATGGGGGTGATCGGGAACAATATCGCCAACGTCGGGACGGCAGGATTCAAGTCCAGCCGGGCGACCTTCTCGGACCTGATTTCATCCAGCCTGGGCGGCGGCTCCGGCAGCGATCAAATCGGTCTCGGCGTGTTCCTCAACGATGTGCAGACCAATTTCTCCCAAGGGTCGATGACGACCACAGGCAATACCTTCGACCTGGCGATCGATGGAAACGGCTTCTACCTGGTGAGAAACACGTCCGGCGCCAATTTCTATTCGCGGGCCGGCCAATTCAAAGTCGACAATCTCGGTCAGGTCGTCGATAGCAGCGGAGCCCTGTTGCAAGGCTACCAGGCCGACACGAACGGCAACATCACGAGCACGATCGGCGGCATTACACTGACATCGAGTGCCGTACCGCCGGTCGCGACGACCAGCGCCGAGATACTTGGGAATCTCAATGCCAATGCGACGGCGCCGACGACAGCCTTCAGCGTCACCGATACGACCTCCTACAATTTCTCCACGGGCATGACGTTCTATGACTCCCTGGGGAACTCCCATCAAATGCAGTTGTATTTCCGGAAGACAGCGGCGAATGCCTGGGGCGTGTACTCTCAAATCGACGGGGGTGCGGCTGCCGCCCAAACCAACATGACGTTTAACGCCAGCGGGGCCGTCACCGCGGGCGGAACACAGACGGTGACTGCGACACTGACCAACGGCGCCACCACGCCGCAGGCCATGACGGTGGATTTGTCCTCTCTGACGCAGTTCGGCGCCGCCTCCGGTGTCGCGAGTCAAACGCAAGACGGCTATTCATCGGGCACGCTCGACCGTATCAGTGTCGATAAAGAAGGACGAGTGATGGCCCAATTCACGAACGGGGAAACACGTGCTCTTGCCCAGGTCGTCTTGAGCCGCTTTACCAATCCCGACGGCTTGGTCAACGTGGGCGACAATCACTTTCTGGAGACGGTCGAGTCCGGGGCGGCTCTGGCCGGTGCCCCGACTGTAAATGGATTGGGCAGAGTCCTGTCGGGAACCGTGGAGCAATCCAACGTGGATCTCGGCAAAGAGTTTGTGGACATGATTATTACCCAGCGCGCATTTCAAGCCAACTCGCGCGCGATCACGACCAGCGACGAAATGTTGCAGGAACTCGTGAATCTCAAACGGTAA
- a CDS encoding flagellar basal body-associated FliL family protein: MSEAAEEKAPAAPAGIPMKMVIIIVAGVLILGLGGAFAMFKMMGGPSGEKAHGENGGEKQAAHGEAEDKGGGHGAVADASAIADLDPFIVNLADTPEIRYLKVTLKVEADNSNTVEQIKARTPQIRDAILVLLTGLDSATARSPQGKHKLREDITDRINGLLPKKSVKSTYFTEFVIQ, from the coding sequence ATGTCAGAAGCAGCTGAAGAGAAGGCGCCCGCAGCGCCCGCGGGTATTCCCATGAAGATGGTCATCATCATCGTCGCGGGGGTATTGATTCTTGGCCTGGGTGGCGCCTTTGCGATGTTTAAAATGATGGGCGGCCCCTCCGGGGAAAAAGCGCATGGCGAAAACGGTGGAGAGAAGCAAGCCGCTCACGGGGAGGCCGAAGACAAAGGCGGGGGCCATGGGGCCGTCGCCGATGCCAGTGCGATTGCCGACCTGGACCCCTTCATCGTGAACCTCGCGGACACGCCGGAAATTCGTTATCTCAAAGTGACCCTCAAGGTAGAGGCCGACAACTCGAACACCGTTGAACAGATCAAAGCGCGCACTCCCCAAATCCGCGACGCCATCCTCGTGTTGCTGACGGGATTGGACTCCGCCACCGCCCGTTCTCCTCAAGGCAAACACAAATTGCGCGAGGACATCACGGATCGCATCAACGGGTTGTTGCCGAAAAAGTCGGTGAAGTCGACCTACTTTACGGAATTCGTCATTCAATAG
- the fliM gene encoding flagellar motor switch protein FliM, with translation MDKILSQEEIDALMGGVMSGEVETAPKEEEEPGGVKAYSLTSQERIIRGRMPTMEMINDRFTRQQSISWSAVLREKIEFSVLGTQIMKFGDFIQKVPVPSSFNLFAMEPMRGNGLFVMDAMLVYLIVDFFFGGKVQTHVKPEGREFTTIQLRLIKKLVQQALADLEKAWQAVMPVKIGYLRSESNPQFAMVVTTSEIVVVVTLQVHLGDISREMFIAYPYSMLEPIKEKLYSGLFADNVEQDSSWGSRFKDSLQECDVALTVQLGTARINVQDLLNFNPGDVLMLDQHPGDPMLCLVEGDPKFQGQPGIFKGNHACRVTKILG, from the coding sequence ATGGATAAAATACTCTCCCAGGAAGAAATCGATGCCCTGATGGGCGGCGTCATGTCCGGCGAAGTCGAGACGGCTCCGAAGGAGGAGGAAGAACCGGGCGGGGTCAAAGCGTACAGCCTCACCAGCCAAGAACGTATCATTCGCGGGCGTATGCCCACGATGGAGATGATCAACGATCGCTTCACGCGTCAGCAATCCATTTCCTGGAGCGCCGTGCTTCGCGAGAAGATCGAATTCAGCGTCCTCGGCACCCAAATCATGAAGTTCGGCGACTTCATTCAAAAAGTTCCGGTTCCCTCATCCTTCAATCTGTTTGCCATGGAGCCGATGCGAGGCAACGGGCTCTTCGTCATGGATGCCATGCTGGTGTACCTGATAGTGGACTTTTTCTTCGGCGGAAAAGTGCAAACGCATGTGAAGCCCGAAGGCCGGGAGTTTACTACGATTCAGCTCCGTCTGATCAAGAAACTGGTGCAGCAGGCCTTGGCTGACCTGGAGAAAGCCTGGCAGGCCGTGATGCCGGTGAAGATCGGATACTTACGCTCGGAGAGCAACCCGCAGTTCGCCATGGTCGTGACGACGTCGGAAATTGTTGTGGTGGTGACGTTGCAGGTGCATCTGGGCGACATCTCCCGCGAAATGTTTATCGCGTATCCCTACTCCATGTTGGAGCCGATCAAAGAGAAACTGTATTCCGGTCTGTTCGCCGACAATGTGGAACAGGACAGCAGTTGGGGCAGTCGTTTCAAGGACTCCTTACAGGAATGTGACGTGGCTCTGACCGTGCAATTGGGAACCGCGCGCATCAATGTGCAGGACTTGCTCAATTTCAACCCCGGGGACGTGTTGATGCTCGACCAACATCCCGGCGATCCGATGCTGTGTCTGGTCGAGGGTGATCCGAAATTTCAAGGGCAGCCCGGGATCTTTAAGGGCAATCATGCGTGCCGCGTGACCAAGATATTGGGGTAG
- the fliN gene encoding flagellar motor switch protein FliN produces the protein MGNGDTTAPSDASNTGAGDTNVQATSFPPVDNQNAVPANKNIEFVLDIPLQVTVQIGSTRMLIRELLQLGQGSVIELNKLAGEPMEVLVNNKLVARGEVVVVNEKFGIRLTDVVSPNQRIQQLG, from the coding sequence ATGGGCAACGGAGACACCACTGCACCGTCGGACGCTTCCAATACCGGCGCCGGGGACACCAACGTGCAAGCGACCTCGTTTCCCCCGGTCGATAATCAGAACGCCGTCCCCGCCAACAAGAACATCGAGTTCGTGCTCGATATTCCGCTGCAAGTGACCGTGCAGATCGGTTCGACGCGGATGCTGATCCGGGAGTTGCTGCAGTTGGGGCAGGGGTCGGTCATCGAGCTCAACAAGCTGGCCGGCGAACCGATGGAAGTGCTGGTCAACAACAAATTGGTCGCGCGCGGCGAAGTCGTCGTGGTCAACGAAAAGTTCGGGATTCGCCTCACGGATGTCGTGAGTCCGAATCAGCGTATTCAGCAACTCGGGTAG
- a CDS encoding flagellar biosynthetic protein FliO, which translates to MEIWESVVRMVSALGVVLALILGLLAVARSAVGRRFLPVNGPPLVKIIGSGPLGSRKHVMVVAVAGEVLILGTTANDLVPLGKIADPDVAKRLIAEASMLPPGAAPGIPESGNLEEIARARR; encoded by the coding sequence ATGGAGATTTGGGAAAGTGTGGTTCGGATGGTATCGGCGCTCGGGGTCGTCCTGGCATTGATCCTGGGTCTGCTGGCCGTGGCGCGATCCGCCGTCGGACGGCGCTTTCTCCCTGTGAACGGCCCGCCGTTGGTCAAGATCATAGGAAGTGGTCCGCTCGGGTCCAGAAAGCATGTGATGGTGGTGGCGGTGGCAGGAGAGGTGCTGATCCTGGGCACCACCGCCAACGATTTGGTGCCGCTCGGAAAAATCGCCGATCCTGACGTCGCAAAACGCCTCATCGCCGAGGCATCCATGCTGCCGCCCGGAGCAGCACCCGGAATCCCCGAGTCCGGCAACCTTGAGGAGATCGCGCGTGCACGCAGGTAG
- the fliP gene encoding flagellar type III secretion system pore protein FliP (The bacterial flagellar biogenesis protein FliP forms a type III secretion system (T3SS)-type pore required for flagellar assembly.), with amino-acid sequence MHAGSVLSRPRQASVAHRSGWWAGCLLSVIVFACLFLATSAYADGPSLTIDLGQGGSKQTAVVLQILALFTVLSLAPALFIMVTSFTRMVIVLSFLRQAMGTQQVPPNQVLISLALFLTMFVMAPVGQAVYKDALQPLLAEQIGYEDAWNRGILPIRAFMLKQMRDKDLELFMELSHAPKATQVEQVPIHVIIPAFVLSELRIAFQIGFLLYIPFLIVDMVVASVLMSMGMMLLPPVMISLPFKLILFVLADGWYLVVGSMVRSFQ; translated from the coding sequence GTGCACGCAGGTAGTGTCCTGAGCCGGCCGAGACAAGCATCAGTCGCGCACCGTTCCGGATGGTGGGCCGGCTGCCTCCTGAGTGTCATCGTCTTCGCCTGCCTGTTCCTCGCCACCTCCGCCTACGCCGATGGGCCTTCGCTCACGATCGATCTCGGCCAGGGCGGGAGCAAACAGACTGCCGTAGTCCTGCAGATTCTGGCCCTGTTCACCGTCCTCTCCCTGGCGCCCGCCTTGTTCATCATGGTGACATCGTTTACCCGTATGGTCATCGTCCTCTCCTTTCTACGCCAGGCCATGGGGACGCAGCAGGTACCGCCTAATCAAGTTCTGATCAGCCTGGCGCTGTTTCTGACCATGTTCGTGATGGCTCCCGTCGGACAGGCCGTCTACAAGGATGCCCTGCAACCGCTGCTTGCCGAGCAAATCGGGTACGAAGATGCCTGGAATCGAGGGATTCTGCCGATCCGGGCCTTCATGTTGAAACAAATGCGCGACAAGGATCTCGAACTGTTCATGGAGCTGTCGCATGCGCCCAAAGCGACGCAGGTCGAACAGGTGCCGATCCATGTGATCATTCCTGCCTTCGTGCTGAGTGAGCTGCGGATTGCGTTTCAAATCGGATTTCTTCTCTACATTCCGTTCCTCATCGTCGACATGGTCGTCGCGAGCGTCTTGATGTCCATGGGCATGATGTTGTTGCCGCCGGTGATGATTTCGCTGCCGTTCAAACTGATTTTGTTCGTGCTGGCCGACGGCTGGTACCTGGTCGTCGGCTCGATGGTCAGGAGCTTTCAGTAG
- the fliQ gene encoding flagellar biosynthesis protein FliQ, whose protein sequence is MTIETVTEIGRQAIETTMLVSAPILGLSLIVGLLVSTFQAMTQINEATLTFVPKVLAVFAATLLFLPWMMGVLIAFMTHIITSIPSLIH, encoded by the coding sequence ATGACGATTGAAACCGTCACAGAAATCGGTCGCCAAGCGATTGAAACCACCATGCTGGTGTCGGCGCCGATCTTGGGTTTGAGCCTGATTGTGGGGTTGTTGGTCAGCACCTTTCAGGCGATGACTCAGATCAACGAAGCGACGTTGACCTTTGTGCCCAAGGTCCTGGCGGTGTTCGCCGCCACGCTCTTGTTTCTGCCCTGGATGATGGGCGTCCTCATTGCGTTCATGACACATATCATCACGAGTATCCCGTCCCTGATTCACTGA
- the fliR gene encoding flagellar biosynthetic protein FliR, which produces MMSASQTLHLALPQFQAFSILLVRIAGIVSVFPILNTRTIPMPVKTGLVAMLGLVLAPIIRLPSLPNDPVLVIAGIGSEFLIGLTIGLAVRLLFSGFQVAGDMIGTQMGFSAIQMFDPMSHQNTPIIAQFQLTLGSLVFLSLNAHLLVVHAIGMSYEYVPPFGASLSDGIAQDIIHLAQNMLGVALKLAAPVFATLLIVNTVLAILGRAVPQMNVFVTSFPITIGAGFLAMSLAMPFTLLLFETEFETLVETILGLLKALGHG; this is translated from the coding sequence ATGATGAGCGCCTCGCAAACCCTGCATCTCGCCCTGCCTCAGTTCCAGGCCTTTTCCATCCTGCTGGTGCGGATTGCCGGCATTGTCAGCGTCTTTCCCATCCTCAACACGCGCACGATTCCCATGCCGGTCAAAACGGGGCTCGTCGCCATGCTGGGGCTGGTTTTGGCGCCGATCATTCGCCTGCCGAGCCTGCCGAACGATCCGGTCCTGGTCATCGCCGGAATCGGCAGTGAGTTTCTCATCGGGCTGACGATCGGTTTGGCCGTGCGACTGCTGTTCTCGGGGTTTCAGGTCGCCGGTGACATGATCGGCACGCAGATGGGTTTCAGCGCCATTCAAATGTTTGATCCCATGAGCCACCAGAACACGCCGATCATTGCGCAATTTCAACTCACGCTTGGGTCCTTGGTATTTCTGTCTCTCAACGCGCATCTGCTGGTGGTGCATGCGATCGGCATGAGTTACGAATACGTCCCGCCGTTCGGAGCCTCGTTATCCGACGGTATCGCTCAGGATATCATTCACCTGGCGCAAAATATGCTGGGAGTCGCCCTCAAGCTCGCGGCTCCCGTCTTCGCAACGCTCCTCATCGTCAATACCGTTCTGGCGATCCTTGGCCGGGCGGTCCCTCAGATGAATGTATTTGTCACAAGTTTTCCGATCACCATCGGGGCAGGCTTCCTCGCCATGAGCCTGGCGATGCCCTTCACCCTGTTGTTGTTTGAAACAGAATTCGAAACCCTGGTGGAAACCATCCTCGGACTCCTGAAGGCACTCGGTCATGGCTGA
- the flhB gene encoding flagellar biosynthesis protein FlhB: MADSAQNRTEQATPKRKADARAKGQVALSRDAAMAVGLLGSLGALYWMTPGILNGLRESLQLWLSKSMEDSTQRTLSLDHLHLILRQIGIDVFVMLGPVIAGIAVVGVGANLMQTGFLWKRDALQLEFSRINPMAGFSRLFSVRSFSELVKSWLKIFAIGGVGYLTIKQDMVLFSPLTQFGMETLLPTVGWATFKAALMMGGAALVIGGLDYGFQRFEWERDLRMSRDEIKEESRAAEGDPGLKAKIRSTQREMSRKRMMAAVPKADVIITNPTHLAVALKYDSKAMGAPIVVAKGAGYVAEKIREIGRQHGVMIVENKLVARTLFKLVEVGREVPEDLYRAVAEILAFVYRVRGKLPPA, from the coding sequence ATGGCTGACAGCGCGCAGAATCGGACAGAACAGGCAACCCCGAAACGCAAAGCAGATGCGCGGGCGAAAGGCCAGGTCGCTCTCAGTCGGGACGCCGCCATGGCGGTGGGGTTATTGGGAAGCTTGGGCGCTCTCTATTGGATGACGCCCGGCATTCTGAACGGGCTTCGAGAGTCGCTTCAATTGTGGTTGAGTAAATCCATGGAGGATTCCACGCAGCGCACACTGAGTCTCGACCATCTGCATTTAATCCTGAGGCAGATCGGAATCGATGTGTTTGTGATGCTCGGCCCGGTCATTGCCGGAATCGCGGTCGTCGGCGTGGGAGCCAACCTCATGCAAACCGGTTTCCTCTGGAAGCGAGACGCCCTGCAGTTGGAGTTTTCCCGCATTAACCCGATGGCCGGGTTCTCGCGGCTCTTCTCCGTCCGGTCCTTCAGCGAACTGGTGAAATCGTGGCTCAAGATCTTTGCCATCGGAGGAGTCGGCTATCTCACGATCAAGCAGGATATGGTGCTGTTCTCTCCCTTGACGCAATTCGGCATGGAGACGCTCTTGCCGACGGTAGGGTGGGCGACATTCAAAGCTGCGCTCATGATGGGGGGAGCGGCCCTTGTGATCGGCGGCCTGGACTATGGCTTCCAACGGTTTGAATGGGAACGCGACCTCCGCATGTCACGCGACGAAATCAAAGAGGAAAGTCGGGCGGCAGAAGGAGATCCTGGGCTGAAGGCGAAGATCCGGAGCACTCAACGAGAGATGTCCCGGAAACGCATGATGGCCGCCGTCCCAAAGGCGGATGTCATCATCACCAACCCGACGCACCTGGCGGTGGCTCTGAAGTACGACTCCAAGGCCATGGGAGCGCCGATCGTCGTGGCCAAGGGCGCCGGTTACGTGGCCGAGAAGATCCGGGAAATCGGTCGACAACACGGGGTCATGATCGTCGAAAACAAGTTGGTCGCCCGTACCCTGTTTAAGCTGGTCGAGGTGGGTCGGGAAGTGCCCGAAGATCTCTATCGTGCGGTCGCAGAAATCCTGGCGTTTGTGTATCGCGTGCGCGGCAAACTGCCGCCGGCGTAA